A single region of the Pseudalkalibacillus berkeleyi genome encodes:
- a CDS encoding DUF1510 family protein — translation MKDSFNSRYSRTQKSKKKNLILNALIGVVFIGILAVGASMLLGDDEKASTEPKSEENGTTTPEPKEESDDSAAKKDSSSESDEKNTESTNKDKEDSESVEMSEEDKEEQSEDESNGEYKNHTDESAGPDGSWEPVGTKQQDGEHTNSFEEGSIDWEEKQRALQYATGLSPDEITYWWIGNGGSSSTAKGIVSKAENKAEPFVVMLEWVDGQGWKPTSVERVPGAADNN, via the coding sequence ATGAAAGACTCATTTAATTCAAGGTATTCACGAACTCAAAAATCTAAGAAAAAAAATCTGATCCTTAATGCTCTGATTGGTGTCGTCTTCATTGGAATTTTGGCAGTCGGAGCATCAATGCTTTTAGGCGATGATGAAAAAGCATCAACTGAGCCTAAGAGCGAAGAGAATGGTACCACAACACCTGAACCAAAAGAAGAATCGGATGATTCCGCAGCTAAGAAAGATTCTTCATCTGAAAGCGATGAGAAGAATACGGAATCAACGAATAAAGATAAAGAGGATTCTGAAAGTGTAGAAATGTCCGAGGAAGATAAAGAAGAGCAGTCTGAAGACGAATCTAACGGAGAATATAAGAATCATACAGATGAATCAGCAGGTCCAGATGGCTCATGGGAACCTGTAGGTACTAAACAACAAGATGGTGAGCATACAAATAGCTTTGAAGAAGGCTCAATAGATTGGGAAGAAAAACAACGAGCGCTTCAATATGCAACTGGCTTATCTCCTGATGAAATTACGTATTGGTGGATCGGTAATGGTGGATCCTCAAGTACTGCAAAAGGAATAGTAAGTAAAGCAGAAAACAAGGCTGAGCCATTTGTCGTTATGCTTGAGTGGGTAGACGGACAAGGTTGGAAACCAACTTCAGTTGAACGTGTACCTGGAGCAGCAGACAATAATTGA
- a CDS encoding KTSC domain-containing protein, which yields MQFTTFHSEEWNLKTFHTIGYQKDSETLHVCLHGGSTLEVLGVTEQRLFEFILAPYKEQYLQNQLLPNHEVKVVQSKS from the coding sequence ATGCAATTTACGACATTTCATTCTGAAGAATGGAACCTAAAAACGTTTCATACGATTGGGTATCAAAAGGATTCAGAAACACTGCATGTTTGTCTCCATGGTGGTTCGACCCTTGAAGTGCTTGGTGTAACGGAACAAAGACTCTTTGAATTCATTCTTGCTCCTTATAAAGAACAATACTTACAAAATCAATTGCTCCCGAATCATGAAGTTAAAGTCGTCCAGTCAAAATCTTAA
- a CDS encoding penicillin-binding transpeptidase domain-containing protein, with the protein MKYSKRLYQIAIIFILILVVLIGRLAQIQLIEPLSFSKHQVNLIEASVNQRTHSVALDDGRGKLNDRFGELLHEIHVPAIILFPFLYEEKEKLTKVAEILPISSYELESQLTNQSKPLVLRDKITSEMIDEVNDLKIQGAYGQMLTTDGDPEFAFHFIGAIRQNPNLVKKRYKDRVEKGLIHPHSMMGVSGLQYAFDPFLISEGESKLIYHVQQSGRPLFGLDVKYTAPANPYYPVHLQTTLDQQAQTILEDAFNQANITKGGAVLLDVETSDMLGMISRPLPPKKDPEKPGTENAMLLPQTPGSIFKIVTAAAAIERNHNIEGRKFNCSQNTYNDGVEARELGILSFEESFYQSCNYTFATLLNEMMEQDAKVLDQYGEMLGLTKRVGWTDDVFHLEDFRHYPTERKNTLWADETDRHVSRAISQTAIGQLNVQLSPISVANMMATIARGGEQKQVRAAQSVLYKNGNTLVEFEEKESQSEPLSHYTIKKLQSLLTGVVQNPKGTGYPSFHNLPWGIAGKSGTAEKGDKSVYNKWFTGYFPANNPKYALVVVDLEADSSSTSTNKVFAQIVEQLYSLEHPDRALGN; encoded by the coding sequence ATGAAATATTCGAAGAGACTTTATCAAATCGCGATTATTTTTATTTTGATCTTAGTTGTTCTTATAGGAAGGTTAGCTCAAATTCAATTGATTGAACCACTGTCATTCTCAAAACATCAAGTCAATCTAATTGAGGCAAGTGTGAACCAGAGAACGCATTCTGTTGCGTTAGATGATGGAAGAGGGAAGTTGAATGACAGGTTTGGAGAGCTTTTACATGAAATTCATGTGCCCGCAATCATTTTATTTCCTTTTCTATATGAAGAGAAAGAAAAGCTAACGAAGGTTGCTGAAATCCTACCTATTTCGAGCTATGAATTGGAAAGCCAACTTACGAACCAGTCCAAGCCACTTGTGTTAAGAGATAAGATTACTTCTGAAATGATCGATGAAGTGAATGATTTGAAAATCCAAGGTGCATATGGACAAATGTTAACTACTGATGGCGATCCTGAATTTGCCTTTCATTTTATTGGTGCGATTCGACAAAATCCTAACTTAGTGAAAAAAAGATATAAAGATCGTGTCGAAAAAGGATTGATTCATCCTCATTCGATGATGGGTGTGAGTGGACTTCAATATGCTTTTGACCCTTTTCTTATTTCAGAAGGAGAGTCTAAGCTGATTTACCACGTGCAGCAATCTGGAAGACCTTTATTTGGGTTAGATGTAAAGTACACAGCCCCAGCCAATCCATATTACCCTGTCCATTTACAAACGACCCTTGACCAACAGGCTCAAACCATACTTGAGGATGCATTCAATCAAGCCAATATAACAAAAGGAGGCGCGGTCTTACTTGATGTTGAAACGAGCGACATGCTAGGTATGATTAGTAGACCGCTACCACCCAAGAAAGATCCAGAAAAACCTGGTACAGAAAATGCGATGCTTTTACCACAAACGCCTGGTTCCATCTTCAAGATTGTAACAGCTGCTGCTGCAATCGAGAGAAATCATAATATTGAAGGCAGGAAGTTTAATTGTAGTCAAAACACTTATAATGATGGAGTTGAAGCTCGCGAGCTTGGCATCTTGTCATTTGAAGAAAGTTTTTACCAAAGCTGTAATTACACATTTGCAACCCTATTAAATGAGATGATGGAACAGGACGCTAAAGTATTAGATCAATACGGGGAAATGTTAGGCTTAACGAAACGGGTAGGATGGACCGACGATGTATTCCATCTTGAAGACTTTAGGCATTACCCAACAGAGCGCAAAAATACGCTTTGGGCGGATGAAACTGATAGACATGTATCTCGTGCTATTTCCCAAACTGCTATCGGACAGTTAAATGTACAATTGTCTCCGATCTCGGTTGCTAACATGATGGCAACAATCGCTAGAGGTGGTGAGCAGAAACAGGTCCGTGCAGCTCAATCTGTTCTATATAAAAATGGGAATACGCTCGTTGAATTTGAGGAAAAAGAAAGTCAGTCTGAACCATTGTCTCATTATACAATCAAAAAACTCCAATCATTGTTGACTGGAGTCGTTCAAAACCCAAAGGGGACAGGTTATCCGTCATTTCACAATTTGCCATGGGGTATTGCAGGAAAGTCTGGTACCGCAGAAAAAGGTGACAAAAGTGTTTATAACAAATGGTTCACAGGATATTTCCCTGCAAACAACCCCAAATATGCACTTGTTGTTGTAGATTTAGAAGCTGATTCGAGTTCTACCTCTACAAATAAAGTATTCGCGCAAATTGTTGAGCAACTTTATAGCCTTGAGCATCCAGATAGAGCATTGGGGAATTAA
- the greA gene encoding transcription elongation factor GreA: MAEEKIHYMTEEGKVKLEKELEFLKTEKRKEVVERIKIARGFGDLSENSEYDAAKDEQAFVEARIGQLEKMIRNAEIIEEKDENPHVVSIGKSVKFVELPEGEEESYTIVGSAEADPFEGKISNDSPMARSLLGKKIGDEVSVQTPGGEMNVRITEVG, encoded by the coding sequence ATGGCAGAAGAAAAGATTCATTATATGACAGAAGAAGGTAAAGTTAAGTTAGAAAAGGAATTAGAATTTTTAAAGACCGAAAAGCGTAAAGAAGTGGTTGAACGTATAAAAATTGCAAGAGGTTTTGGAGACCTTTCCGAGAACTCAGAATATGATGCTGCAAAAGACGAGCAAGCTTTCGTAGAAGCACGAATTGGACAATTAGAGAAAATGATTCGTAATGCAGAAATCATTGAAGAAAAGGATGAAAATCCACATGTTGTATCAATCGGGAAATCAGTTAAATTCGTAGAGCTTCCAGAAGGAGAAGAAGAATCCTATACAATCGTAGGGAGTGCAGAAGCAGATCCTTTTGAAGGTAAGATTTCCAATGACTCTCCAATGGCAAGAAGCTTACTTGGGAAAAAGATCGGTGATGAAGTATCCGTTCAAACGCCAGGTGGCGAAATGAACGTCCGTATTACGGAAGTAGGGTAA
- the udk gene encoding uridine kinase — protein MAKKPVVIGVAGGSGSGKTTVAKEIFRKFADQSILIIEQDAYYKDQSEKSMEERLDTNYDHPLAFDNDLLIDHIMNLRNSESIEKPVYDYTAHTRSDKIIPIEPKDVIILEGILILEDERLRELMDIKLFVDTDADLRIIRRLLRDINDRGRTIDSVIEQYTSVVRPMHNQFIEPTKRYADIIIPEGGQNRVAIDLMVTKIRTILETKEILNP, from the coding sequence ATGGCTAAAAAACCTGTAGTTATTGGTGTTGCCGGAGGCTCTGGCTCTGGAAAAACAACCGTTGCAAAAGAAATTTTCAGGAAGTTTGCCGATCAATCTATATTGATTATCGAGCAGGATGCCTATTATAAGGATCAATCAGAAAAATCAATGGAGGAAAGGCTAGATACGAATTATGACCATCCTCTTGCTTTCGATAACGATTTATTGATTGATCATATTATGAATCTGCGCAACTCAGAATCAATTGAAAAACCGGTCTATGACTATACAGCGCATACAAGAAGTGATAAAATAATTCCAATTGAACCAAAAGATGTTATTATTTTAGAAGGAATTTTAATCCTTGAGGACGAACGTTTACGTGAATTGATGGATATTAAACTTTTCGTTGATACAGATGCAGATCTAAGAATTATTAGACGTCTATTGCGTGATATCAATGATCGAGGACGCACAATTGACTCTGTTATTGAGCAATATACATCCGTCGTTCGCCCTATGCATAATCAATTTATTGAGCCGACAAAACGTTATGCAGATATTATCATTCCCGAAGGCGGGCAGAATCGAGTGGCCATAGACTTAATGGTAACCAAGATTCGAACCATTTTAGAAACCAAAGAAATATTGAACCCATAA
- a CDS encoding O-methyltransferase — protein MSDEMKHYLEGLVSERPKHILEMEQQAEEGHVPIMDLIGMEALLQIIRLHKPKRILEIGTAIGYSSIRMIQASPESKLVTVERDHERFSQAIDNISKANMDESIKVLEGDALELVEEIQHSGPYDLIFIDAAKGQYKRFFQQFEQMLVPGGVIVSDNVLFRGYVAKENEEIDSRRFRKLTEKIRSYNEFLLEQRHFTTSILPVGDGMAVSIYDNGKELGQKGKNDG, from the coding sequence ATTTCGGATGAAATGAAGCATTACCTAGAGGGACTTGTATCAGAACGCCCTAAGCATATTTTAGAGATGGAGCAACAAGCCGAAGAAGGACATGTACCTATCATGGACTTGATCGGTATGGAAGCTCTGTTACAAATCATACGTCTCCACAAGCCTAAAAGAATTTTGGAGATTGGTACTGCAATCGGATACTCTAGTATCCGGATGATACAAGCCTCTCCAGAAAGTAAGCTTGTTACTGTAGAGCGTGATCATGAACGATTCTCTCAAGCCATAGATAACATTTCAAAAGCAAACATGGATGAATCCATAAAAGTTCTTGAAGGGGATGCCCTTGAGCTCGTCGAAGAGATACAACATTCAGGACCTTACGATTTGATCTTTATTGATGCAGCGAAAGGTCAGTACAAGCGATTTTTCCAGCAGTTTGAACAAATGCTTGTTCCTGGTGGAGTGATTGTGAGTGATAATGTGCTTTTTAGAGGATACGTTGCGAAAGAGAATGAAGAAATTGATTCTCGACGTTTCCGCAAGCTTACAGAGAAGATTCGAAGTTATAATGAATTTCTATTAGAACAGCGCCATTTTACAACTAGCATATTACCTGTAGGTGACGGTATGGCTGTTAGCATATATGACAATGGCAAAGAACTTGGGCAAAAGGGGAAGAATGATGGCTAA
- the mltG gene encoding endolytic transglycosylase MltG, giving the protein MLQPNLDQETILRRNHEAKVVRRVVLLVLAILIFSIIGLGIGGYVYIKGALEPVDASSKKPIEVEIPIGTSTSEIANKLEEKGVIKSALVFKYYVKYKNDNDFQAGNYELTKAMEMKDIILSLKDGKVYKEPEMTVRIAEGLRIPQVASKIAEQTEYTEDEVLKKMQDKKYIQSLVEKYPVLGDEILDEKVIWPLEGYLFPATYEFFKKDPSLESIIESMVSKMSTVVTKYQANIEASGYTTHEILTLASIIEEEAKEKEDRFKVSGVFHNRLNKPMRLQSDVTVTYAQQQSKITVTYKDTETNSPYNTYVQKGLPIGPISSPGDSAINAAVNPEPNPNYYFFARPNGEVLYAKTLDEHNVIKEKYIQEWRDLANKDKD; this is encoded by the coding sequence GTGCTTCAACCAAATCTTGATCAAGAAACCATTTTACGCCGCAACCATGAGGCAAAGGTTGTAAGGAGAGTTGTATTACTTGTCCTAGCGATCTTGATCTTTTCTATTATAGGACTCGGTATAGGTGGTTATGTATATATAAAAGGAGCGTTAGAGCCTGTTGATGCTTCGAGCAAAAAGCCAATAGAAGTAGAAATACCTATTGGAACGTCAACAAGTGAAATAGCCAACAAGCTTGAAGAAAAAGGGGTTATAAAAAGTGCGCTCGTTTTTAAATACTATGTTAAATACAAAAATGATAATGACTTTCAAGCGGGGAATTATGAACTAACAAAAGCGATGGAAATGAAAGACATTATTCTTTCATTAAAAGACGGTAAAGTTTACAAAGAACCAGAAATGACAGTCAGAATTGCTGAAGGACTAAGAATTCCACAAGTTGCTTCAAAAATAGCGGAGCAAACGGAATATACAGAAGATGAAGTCCTTAAAAAGATGCAAGATAAAAAGTATATTCAATCATTGGTAGAGAAATATCCGGTACTCGGTGATGAAATCTTAGATGAAAAAGTGATATGGCCATTAGAAGGGTATTTATTCCCAGCGACCTATGAATTTTTCAAAAAAGATCCATCTTTAGAATCAATCATAGAATCCATGGTAAGTAAGATGTCGACCGTGGTGACGAAGTATCAAGCCAATATTGAGGCTAGTGGATATACGACACATGAAATTCTAACGTTAGCATCCATTATTGAAGAAGAAGCGAAAGAAAAAGAAGACCGATTTAAGGTTTCTGGTGTATTTCATAACCGGTTAAATAAACCGATGAGATTACAATCCGATGTTACGGTCACCTATGCCCAACAACAGTCGAAAATTACAGTAACCTATAAAGATACAGAAACGAATTCACCTTATAATACGTATGTGCAAAAGGGTCTTCCAATTGGTCCAATATCATCTCCAGGTGACTCTGCTATTAATGCGGCAGTGAACCCGGAACCGAACCCTAATTATTATTTCTTTGCGCGTCCTAATGGAGAAGTTCTGTATGCGAAAACGTTAGATGAGCATAATGTTATTAAAGAAAAATACATTCAAGAATGGCGCGATTTGGCAAATAAAGATAAAGATTAA
- a CDS encoding DUF1292 domain-containing protein codes for MTEEEKERIIIPDENGEEHLFEVLFTFDVDESEKSYMVLVPAESSEDEEDVEVFAFRYEEKGEEDDDIELFPIETDAEWDMVEEMLNTFQDSEEE; via the coding sequence ATGACTGAAGAAGAAAAAGAGCGGATCATCATTCCAGATGAAAATGGAGAAGAACATTTATTTGAGGTACTATTCACGTTCGATGTAGATGAGTCAGAAAAATCATATATGGTACTTGTACCAGCTGAAAGCTCTGAAGACGAAGAGGATGTAGAAGTATTTGCATTCCGATACGAGGAAAAAGGCGAAGAAGATGACGATATCGAACTATTCCCAATTGAAACAGATGCAGAATGGGATATGGTTGAAGAAATGCTAAACACATTCCAAGATTCTGAAGAAGAATAA
- the ruvX gene encoding Holliday junction resolvase RuvX: MRKLGLDVGTKTIGIAMSDALGWTAQGIETYRRKGNIDEDLAYIQELVQLHDVDKIVVGFPKNMNGTIGPSGEMCQEFARQIEDTLNISTVLWDERLTTAAAEKMLIEADVSRKKRKGVIDKMAAVLILQGYLDSPAAN, translated from the coding sequence ATGAGAAAATTAGGTTTAGACGTGGGTACGAAGACAATAGGCATCGCGATGAGCGATGCCCTTGGTTGGACAGCACAAGGAATTGAAACGTACCGACGTAAGGGAAACATTGATGAGGATTTAGCTTACATTCAAGAGCTCGTTCAATTACACGATGTGGACAAAATCGTTGTCGGTTTTCCGAAGAATATGAATGGGACAATTGGTCCTAGTGGAGAAATGTGTCAAGAATTCGCCCGACAAATCGAGGATACATTAAATATATCTACGGTATTATGGGATGAGCGATTGACTACGGCTGCTGCTGAGAAAATGTTGATTGAAGCAGATGTGAGTCGGAAGAAACGAAAAGGTGTCATTGATAAAATGGCAGCCGTTTTAATCCTGCAAGGCTATTTAGACAGCCCAGCAGCAAACTAA
- a CDS encoding IreB family regulatory phosphoprotein, whose protein sequence is MSSFDKTVKFNFHDDSMDTNVKNVLLSVYDSLQEKGYNPINQIVGYLLSGDPAYIPRHNDARSKMRKLERDELIEELVKSYLVQHQESER, encoded by the coding sequence ATGAGCTCATTTGACAAAACGGTAAAATTTAATTTTCACGATGATTCAATGGATACCAATGTCAAAAATGTGTTGTTGTCGGTGTATGATTCCTTACAAGAGAAAGGGTATAATCCCATTAATCAAATTGTGGGATACTTACTTTCTGGAGATCCAGCTTATATACCACGTCATAATGATGCGCGTAGTAAGATGCGGAAACTTGAACGTGATGAATTAATTGAAGAACTTGTTAAGTCTTATCTCGTCCAGCACCAAGAAAGTGAGAGATAA